Within Roseibium sp. HPY-6, the genomic segment CGACAATGTTGAAATCGACGAAAAATGGTTGTTGAACCCGCCATCGGGCCTGAAACACGGCTTTGCCGACCTGATGAATGCCTACAATTCTCAACGCGTTGGCGCTGCGGCGGTCGCCCTTGGCGTCGCAGCCGGCGCGCTTGAACATGCAAAGAAACACCTGCTTGAGCGCCAGCAATTCGGTCGACCGCTGGCTGAATTCCAGGGTCTGCAGTGGATGCTCGCGGATATGGACACCCAGCTTCACGCAGCGCGCTTGCTGGTGCACGAAGCCGCGTGCTCACGAGGTCCGGGCGGGAGCAGGTATCCGGATATGACAATGGCTGCCCGGGCAAAGCTTTTTACATCGGAAATGGCGATCAAAGTGGTCAACGATGCTTTGCAAATGTTCGGCGCGCGCGGTTATAGCGACAAGGAACCACTGGAACGCATGTACCGGGACGTCAGGATGTTCACCATCGGAGGCGGCACGACCCAGATCCTGCGCACACAGATCGCCGGGAATATCCTTGGCATCAAAACGCCGCAGACGCGGGACGGTTACACACGCATCTCGCAGTCGATGCCACTTGCGGCAGAATGATTGCTCCGACAAGCCGGCCTTGTCTGGAACCCAAACTGAATGTCCAGCCGGTTTGATCGCTTGATACTTGTCTAAGCGCTCAAATCCTGAAAAACGCGCACATTGCGGACAGTTGTCGCCGCTCCTTCGACATCACCGTCGTTTTTGCCGGCAAAGGGAGCAACGGCATTGCTGAACAATAGCATGGCCGGCGTGTGCGCAAAGGTGTTCTCAATGTCGAAGACATCCAGATCATCGACAAAGAACCGGAATTCATTTTCGGTCCAAAGCATCGCGTAGCGATGGAACCCTTCGGCAAGCTGGTTCTCTGACCGGTAAGTCGCTGCGAGCACGATCTTTTCAGGCTTCCAGCGTCTTGCGGACACCTGGACAATGTTCGGATACTTGACTTCGGCGATGTCCAGCTCGAACTGGGTATCACCCTGCAACGACCGGTCGGAGACCATCCAGAACGCATTGTTGACACCCCCCTCGCTGGCAATGCGCATTTCACATTCGAAATACCCATAGGTCTGTCGGAATGACCGTGTACGAATGTAGCCGCCGGTAAAGGGCCGCTTCGGATCGCTCTGATGACCGAGTTCAAGATCCAGCTCACCGTCTTCAATGACGACATTACGGGGGTAACGCATCGTCTTGTGCTGATGTCCGCCGCGCTTGAGTGCTTCCCACGTGGTCTGAAATGCGACGGGATCGTCAAACTCGTCCTGGAACGAAAGCTTCCAGTCTCCATTGGAACGCGCCAGCGGCGCAGGCAGCGCACCGCCGGAAAAGGCAGAAAGCGGCTGCGGTCTTGTAAGCGCCGCAGCGGCAACAAACCCGCCCGCCGCCGCCGCGAAGAAGCGGCGGCGGCTGAGAGAGGGACACGGCAAGGTCTTAAGGAACATGTCCGTTAGCTGGCCAGTTTTGCCTTCGGTTTCGGATTTTTCAGATCGCGCAGCGCCAGTTCCAGTTTCCAGGCCCTGTCGCGAAGCGTCTGAATTTCGTCGGTCATGTACCCGACTTCGTCCTGGAACCAGTTGGTGACTTCGCCCAGATTCTGGTCCGTCTGAACAAGGTTCGGTTTTTCCAGCGCCTTTTTCGGCGGAGCTGCAACGGGCTTTACCAGGACATGGTTCAAACCATTTTCCGTCAGGAACCGATGGTATTCTGCGTAGTTCAACCTGTAGACGTGCTGCACTTTGGAGAAGTCGGCCTTTTCGAAGATGTTCTCAAGGTTGATCGGCATATAGTCCTCAACCTCGACGGAAGGGATTGCGAACAGTGTTGAAAGTTCGCGAATACGCGAATCGTAGGTAAAGAAGACCGCCGGAATGCCCTGGTGAAGACCAATCACGTTGCCATGCAGGCGGAAACCGACCAATGCATCGACATTCTCTTTCGCATCCGCAGCCCATTCGTCCACGTCGAAAAACGCCTGCATCCGGTCGCTGACCAGCGCTTCGACATCTTTATCTCCCTGGAGATTGTACTTTCCAAGGATGGATTTGATGTGCTTTTGCTTGGCCTCACCGGTCTCGAAGATCGCAAGGGTTTCTTCACGCTCACCTTGCGAATAGAGCCGATTTACCGACCGTTGCGCGACAGCCTTGATCAGGGCTCGCTGCATCCGGTTGGTCTTTGTCGCGTTCGACGCATAGTCTGCAGACAAATACCTGTTGAGCGTAAGGCCGACCCGCGCATTTGCCGGATCAATCGGTTTGATCTCGATCGACGGGCTCAGATTGCGGTAAAAACTGGGGCAGCCGATAATGCGGATATTCTTGATGCCGATATCGTTGAAGACTTCAGCACTATAGACGCCGCGAACGCCGATCGTTTCGCATTTGTCGGCGATAATTTTCCAGGCTTCGACGCTGCCTTTCGGAAGTTCCAGCTTCTTGTACTTGGCGGCCTGCGCACCAACGCCGATCGGAACGATCGGACCCTTCAGCTTCTTGAGCAGCGGCACGACATTGCCGATGTCCACCGTTTCGGTCAGATAGTTCGATCCACGCACGACGGTGGCGTCATAATCCTCTTTCGGCCACAGCTTCTCGTCGCCTGCATGGGAGAATTGGAGGTTCTTGATCTGGTCATACGCGAGCGCTTTCAGCATCGCGTCATAAACGAGAACGTCGCCCGTGTTGATGCCGCCACGGGCAAATGCCGACAACGGATCGTCAATCTTTAAAAAAGCGGATTTGTTTCCGGGTTTAACGGCTGCGCCGCCATTTAATACGAAGAGCCTTTTCATGCGATCTGCACCTTCCAGAATTTGGGCCAAAGCGCCCTTCAGTTAACGGGCTGTGGTTTGCCGGCCTGATTGCCGCCACGCGAGGTCACTTCCGGTGTCTCCGCTCGCCGCAGGCGCATTGGCCGTCTTGCCAGACGATGCGACGGCAACCTTGGTTCGCCGAATGGTTTGAAGACGTTCTGGAAACCAGGTGTGCAGCTGTCTGAGAAACGGCTGCAGGTTCTTGTCCCAGTTCCGGTCATTCGCTCTCGCGATTGCGCGCTCAGAGAGTTTTTTCAAGGCATTCGGCGACTTGCCGATGGCCTCGAGCACATGCGTCAGATCGTGCGTGGCGACGCCATCGTCGTCCGATCTGAGTAGGATACCGTCGACCTTGTGGTCAATGAGTTCTGACACCGCGCCGACATTGGTTGCGATCGGCACGCAGCCAAGCCGCTGCGCCTCGATGATTGACAGTGGCGCTCCCTCCCACCTGGAAGGGAGAACGAATACATCCGCCCAGGCAAAAAGCTTGCTAAGGCGCCGACTGTCATAGACCGGTGCTTCGACACGGATACCGACATCGGCAAACCGGTCCTTCCAGGATCCGCCAGCCCCTGAGTCCATTACGTCGGAACCGACGATCCGCCAGTCGATCGCAACGCCATTGCGTTTCAGCGTTCTGGCCGCCGCGAAGATGCGTTCAATGCCCTTCTGGCGGTCCAGACGCCCCAGGAACAACGCCTTCAAGGGCCCTTCCCGGTCCTGCCTGCGCGCCGCAGTCAGGCGCTTGACGTCTTCCGGCGACATCGGATAGCCGGCTGCGTTCGGAATGTGGAGGAGTTTTGCACTCGGTACACCCATTCCATGAAGCCACTCTGCCATGTCCCGCGAACATGTGAGGACACTGTCGTAAATGTGCTCGTAGGCAAGTGTCAGGTAGGGATGGCCTGCGGCGCGGCCCATTTCCGACGCGTCAAGCACATGCACGTAGTTCACGATCTTCACACCGCGACGCCGGAGTTCGCCGAAAACGGCATTTGCCGGCGCAAGCTGATTGTTGACGATGACATCGAGACCCGACAAAAACCCGAGAATTTCTTCCGAGCGCGCGTTCTCGTCGTGACCCATCAAAATGTCGTGCCCCGAAAACATGTTCGGGCCGCCCCAAAGCGGATAATCGTCGGCTAGAAAGTTGATACTGTCGAATATCCCGTCATTGTCGGGAATGCGATTGTAGACCGGTTTGCCGAATACAAAGAGATGGACCTCACAGCCTGCGTTTTTCAGCACCCGTGCGGTGGCGTAAGCCACTTTCTCGACACCGCCGAAAGTCGCAATCGGAAGCAGAAGCCCCACCCGAAGCGGACCGCCCTCTGTTGCCAGCCGCGGCATGATCGGCGAAGCACCCAGGGAGTGGCGCAGGAACTCGTAGTACTTGCTGCGATCCGGAAAATAGGCAGACCGCCATATCCAACGTTTATCCGCGCCGGTTTTGTAACCGGAATCGCGCAACGCCCCCAACGTGGCCAGAAGGCTGTTGGTGGAGGAAAGAGCGGTGCCTTGAATGTCTTCAGCTGAAAACGGTCCACGAACAACGATTTCCGCAATTTTCGGGGAGGGCTGGGGCTTTCTGAGTGTCCTCACCCAGTCGTCGGATTTGTCCGCGACGCATTGCTGCAAAATACCGAGCGAACAGATCCAGCCGAGCGGCCGCTTGGCAAGCTCCTTGCCTTCTTCAAGGGTCTCGACCTCAACGCCCAACTTATCCTTGTCACTCTCGAAACGGATCGCCACGAAATGGTGAGACTGGGACAGGCGCTCGCCGAGCCACAGGATATTGTGGAGCAGTCCGAAGCCCTTCAACGCATCACGATGCGCAGGCGACATCCAGAGCCAGAACGGCGGCACCCCAAAGGTCTCAGGCTCTGTTTGTGCGGCCCAGAACATCTTTACGAATTCTTCGAAGCCGCGCTTTTCGTGCGGAACGACGGGATCTGTGAATAGATCGACCAGATAGGAGTCAGTCCCGAATGCGACGTAGCGTGGGGTCTCTTCGTGTTCCCAGCGCAACAGCGTATCCGCTGAAAACAGCTTTTTGTGCTTCGTCCTGATGTATCCGAGGATGCTCTCGCGTCTCCGGTTGGAATCGCGCAGCATGCTTTCGGCCCGCTGTCTGTACTCGAACCCGAAAAACGGGTGATTAGCGCCCTTGAAGCCGAGAGAGATGGCCTGTAGCCAGAATTCCCAGTCCTCGAAACCGGATTTCATGGTTTCGTCGAATCTGACCCCGGCATCGAGCATGGACCTCGACACAAGGCTGCCAGCCTCGCAGATATTGTCGAATGTGACATGCAGCAGCCGCGAGTACTGCGCGGTGTAGTTTCCGTTCCACTCAATGCCGAATTTGTCTATGTTTGGGTAGATCCAGTCTATCCCTTTGTTTGCACGCATGTATTCCAGAAGAACGCGCATCGCTGAAGATGTGATGCGATTGTCGGCATCCAGAAAGTAGACAGCCTCAAGATCGCTGAAGGTGCGAAGAGAGAACTCGATGCCATAGTTGCGTGCCGAGCTCAGCCCACCATTCGGCTTTCTCAAGTAATAGACGTTGTCATGCGCAAGGGCGTATGCCTGTCCGACTTGAGCCGTTTCCGGATAAGGACAGCCATCGTCGACAATAACAACGGCAACGTTGAACGGCGCTTCCTGCGACAGCGCTGAATCAACGGCCTCAGACAAGAGCACCGAGTGTTTGAAAACCGGTATGAGAATAGCGATTGTCGCCGAGGGCTTTTCGGAACTTCCAAACCGTGCATAGCGCACATTCGGATGATCCTGTCCTGGTTCTGTTGGACGCAACATTGTCGTCATCCGCTTACAACGGCGCGGAAATTCGCAAACTTGGCCCAGGCGAAGTCATTCCCGCCTGCCTCGTTCATCCGTGTAGCGAAATAGACGTTCTGCCACGCGCCAACCTGTTCGCTTGCAAACGCGCTAAGGTGCGCACTCTCGCCAAAGGAGACAGTCTGCCATCCGGAGTAAGCTTCTCCGACGGTTTGTTGACGCTCTTCCCGGAACAGCGCCTTTGCTGCCTCGAGACTGCCAGCGACCGCGATCGCGAAGTCAATGTCTGCTGCACGGCTGTTGTCTATATAAGCCTTCGCAGACATTCTGATGATCTGTGGCGGGCAGGCAGCCGGCAACTCGCCGATCGTGATCCCTTCCGCAGGTGGGTGACACCCGATTGCACGCTCGGCTGGCAAGGGCATGATCGCCTCGAAGTCGAAAGTGACTTCGTCGGAATTCGCCAGGCTTGCGTGTTCCAGCACACCCGGAGTTATCGGCATGTCCCGGAAGCCTTCGCTCTGGCTTGTCTGCTGGGACTGCGCGGCGATGTAATTTGCCGAAGGCGGCATCGATACGCCCGGGATACCACCCCAGACCTGCACAGCGAGACTGTTTTTCAGCACCGGCATACCGTTGGCGGCATCGCGCACCTGAAACATTTCGATCGGCTGCAGACTGCCGAGCGAAAGCAGGGGCGTGTCCTCTTCGGCATCTTCCAGCTGCAGACGGAATTCAAGCGTCCGGTTCAATCCGGCTGTCGACTTCGATAAGCCAAACGTGTTCCAGCCGGTCGTCAGGTCGCCGCTGGAAATCTGCCATGTGTCGACGATCCGCAAGTCCTCGAGCGTCACGAGCTGCGCACGCATTTTGAGGTCCTGCCGGATGGCCAGCTGATCCACGTGAATGGCTACGCCGCTCACGCCAGAGCTTGGAACCGGCAGGATCTGACTGATGCCTTCCCGGGAAGAGCTTGCGAGTACATTCGCATTCGAGGGATTTTCGGACGGTTCGTTGCTGAACACCAGATCCAGCGGCTGCAAACCGTTGCGGTTCAGGAAAGATTCGATTGCTGCAAAACGGTTCTGCAGATCGTCGTTCATGCTTCTCAGCGTTCTCAATTCCCGATTGGACAGAACAAGGCGACGTGCAGCCGACTTCACATGCTCCGCAACAAGCGCAACGATGGAGGAAACGGCTTCACTTTCCTGGCCTCTCGTCCAGACGACCACTGACGGGAGCTGAACGACGCCATGACGCTGCAACCATTTGAACAACGCATCGGCTTCCCCAGACGCGCCGGGTTCGGCGAGAACAGCAAGCGCCATGAGGGGCGCTTCGATGACCTGGAAGACCGCGCCTTTTTCGTCAGAGAACAGCGCTTGCCCGTCCGAGATGCCCTGAAACCAGACTGTTTGCACCGCACCCAACAAGGCGGTTGGTAGCTCCTGTCGGGCGACCCCGACGACAATCAGGGTCAGGTCTTTCAGCAGCCTCTCCTCTATCGCCGGTTTTTCGACTGGAAACGCCTCTTGCGTGGCCACAACTGTCATAAGAGCCCCCGAAATCTGCGATGCATTGGCTCTTTCTTGGGAAATGCCGCCGCATGATGACCAAGTACACGATAAAAAAATCGCGTGAATTTGTGACCATAATGCGACGCAACAGAGTAAAATTCAAGTTTTTTTATGTATTTAGTGCCTTTTAAAAAATTTTTAAACGTATGTTTGATGAAATCATTTTAGTATTACTTATATTTTAGCAGCAATTTCAAAATAAATTGTGTTTACACAGCTGCCACCATCTTACTTTCATTTGGAAGAAACTCATTTCCCAACATCCGATTTGGGATTTTGTTCTCCTCAAGAAACTGTTGCATTGCAGCATAAATATGCCGGTACGCCCCATTGAACGGGTCGAAACATGACGGGTCCCAGAAGTCACTCAGTCGGAAGACCTTTCCGGAAAACACATCGAAACTGGGTATCTTGAACGTTTCGGCAAATTCGCGCGTCCGGCTGTCATAGGTGAAGTAGATAGAAGGAACTCCATTGGCCAACGCCATGAGATTTCCGTGCAACCGGTACCCGAGAACAAGATCGCACGCGCTGACCGCAGCGTCGTAGTCGGCGACGACGTCGGAATAAAAAAGACGGGACCGATAGAGCCGCTCAACGTCCTCGTCAAGGTACCACTCGCCCACCCACGCATTCTTCCTCAGGGCGTCAATGGCCTCTTCTTTCTGCTCGGCCGTACCGAGAACAAGTTTCTTTTCCTCCACCTCGCCTTGCGCGAACAACGTGGTGTCAAACCGGCTTGCGAATGACTTTACCAAGTCTCGATGGAACGTCAGATACTGTTTGATGTCCTGGGCATAGGCAGGAGACACTTCCCGCCGGATCGTCAAGCCAACCTTGCGCAGGTCGTCGACTTTCGGAAGCGAGATCTTAAGGTCGGGCTTGTTCTTCCGAAAGGCGGTCGGGCATCCGATGATCCTGGTGTTTCTTATGCCCAGATCACAAAGAACCTGCGCCGTATATGCACCTCTGACACCAATGCTCTGTGTTGACTCGCTGATAATCCTCAAGACGTTTTTGGTGGATTCCGACAGCTCGATCTTGCCCTTTACAGGCGCTTGCGCACCTATGCCAAACGCCAAAACCGGCAACCCAAGTCTTTCAAGAACCTGTTCAGCGCACTCCCAGTTCATATCGCTGTGAATATAGTTTGAGCCGCGCAGGACAACGTAGTCGAATTCCGAGCGCAGGCGATCGACATCCTCCGCAACGAATTGATTGATCGTCAGCGTACGCAGTTTTGTGAACCTGAGCAGTTTCAGCGTTGAATCAAATACAAATGCGTCGCCGATATTGTGGTAATGATTGATGCTTCTTTGAACGTCCTGATACTTGTACCAGCGTACACTGTCGTGATCATAAACTTCACCGGACGGGATCATCACCAAAACGCGTGCCATGCATTTTCCTTTTGTGAAACGTTATGCGCTCTCTTGATAATCATCTGGCAACGCGGATGCTTTGGCATACCGTGTTCCGATGATGGAGCGATAAAAATTAAGGTGCCTTTGTGCGCAGTCTTTGTGATCCAATGGCGCTTCGATGTTTGAGCGCAGCGTGTTCCACAAATTCCTGTTTTCCAGCGCTTCCGTCATCCGATCCGCCAGATCTTCGGGACTGGATGCCAGGAAGTGCAGTCCGTCGACACCGTCGCGCACCTTTTCTGCCATACCGCCAATACCGCTGCAGATCAGCGGCCGTCCGTGAAAAAAGGCTTCCTGAATGATGACGGGTGAGTTTTCCCACCAAACGGAGGGCATGAGGACCCAGTCGACCTGGCGCATGAGGGACGGCATATCCTTGTTCTGGTATGCGCCTGCGAACCGGACACGATCTCCCGTCCTTTCAATTAGGTCCGCAATCTTGTGACGGAAGGCTTCCGGCTGGCGTTCGAGATTGCCGCCAAAAATCGTGACTGAGGTATCGTCGCCCCAGACAGTTTCCGGTATGCGCTGTACGGCATCCAGCAGAACGTCAACGCCCTTGTAGGGTGTCATTTGCCCGAAGAAGGCAAAACGCGAACGCCGCTCGTCGCTGGATTTAAGTCGCCTTGGCGCGGCTTTTTCCGAGACGTTCAGGCCGTTTTCGATCACCGAAATCTTGCCGCCGGGAAGACCCCACTGTTCATACCGTTCCGCAAGAAAACGGCTTGGCGTGACGAACGCATCAGCCAGGTTCAGCATCGACTGCACAAACTGCTTCCGGCGCAAAAACGTTCCTGGCGAAATTTCGGGAAAGCAGCCGTGGCAGGCAATCGGCGAAGCAGACCGGCAAAGCGCATTCGTTCCGGTTTTGACCATTTGACCGTGATGATGACAAATGGAAAGAAACTCGTGCAGCGTGACGACGATGACTGCATTGGGAAGCGCCTCCCGCACAACATGCAGTGCCTCCAGCCCCATTCCGATGAAATGATGGAAATGGACAACGTCCGGATTGAGGGAGCGCGCGAAACGGCGCAGGTCCGATTGCAGATCTGCCGTGTTGCGGTTTGATATCAGAAAGGGATCGTATTCATCGGCGTGAAACAGCAGTTCATCTTCCGCATCGGCGACACCCATGAGCGCCGACCTGCCGTGCCGCGGGTAAGTATCTCCAACCCGCGCAACGAAGAAGGATTGTGATCCCGACACCGTTTTCAAACCGGCATGCAAATTGTAGGAGGCAACCTCAGCACCGCCAAGAGACAGTTCCGGATGGCCGTGTGAGATTACGAGCACCCGCAAGGTTTGGGTTGATGAACGCTCCTGTTCAGACGCGGCAGTGTTCATGGCGCTCCCTCCCTCAAATCTGCGAGTGCGGGTTGCCATAGACGCATAAACTGCTTCTTGTCATGCTGGTTGACCAGCTTGTGCCAAAGCCTTTCGCTGCCGTGACCGTCTTCGGGAAGAACCATTTCCACCTGAGGAACCCAATAGGACTTGAGGCCCGCGGCACGCAGTTTCAGCGTGGCGTCCATGCCCTTCTCGTCAGTACCGAGATAGTGACGGGCAAATCCACCGGCTGCGGGCAATGCGTCTTTTGGCAGCACGCAACAGTCGAATGTCGCGGCAACGACTTCACAGCTTTCCGCGCCCATCAGGGTCCTGCGCGGGTATCCGACATAGTGCTGTTTGACGGTGAGGTTGCCGGTGTCCTTGTCGATCCAGGT encodes:
- a CDS encoding glycoside hydrolase family 16 protein codes for the protein MFLKTLPCPSLSRRRFFAAAAGGFVAAAALTRPQPLSAFSGGALPAPLARSNGDWKLSFQDEFDDPVAFQTTWEALKRGGHQHKTMRYPRNVVIEDGELDLELGHQSDPKRPFTGGYIRTRSFRQTYGYFECEMRIASEGGVNNAFWMVSDRSLQGDTQFELDIAEVKYPNIVQVSARRWKPEKIVLAATYRSENQLAEGFHRYAMLWTENEFRFFVDDLDVFDIENTFAHTPAMLLFSNAVAPFAGKNDGDVEGAATTVRNVRVFQDLSA
- a CDS encoding polysaccharide pyruvyl transferase family protein, which produces MKRLFVLNGGAAVKPGNKSAFLKIDDPLSAFARGGINTGDVLVYDAMLKALAYDQIKNLQFSHAGDEKLWPKEDYDATVVRGSNYLTETVDIGNVVPLLKKLKGPIVPIGVGAQAAKYKKLELPKGSVEAWKIIADKCETIGVRGVYSAEVFNDIGIKNIRIIGCPSFYRNLSPSIEIKPIDPANARVGLTLNRYLSADYASNATKTNRMQRALIKAVAQRSVNRLYSQGEREETLAIFETGEAKQKHIKSILGKYNLQGDKDVEALVSDRMQAFFDVDEWAADAKENVDALVGFRLHGNVIGLHQGIPAVFFTYDSRIRELSTLFAIPSVEVEDYMPINLENIFEKADFSKVQHVYRLNYAEYHRFLTENGLNHVLVKPVAAPPKKALEKPNLVQTDQNLGEVTNWFQDEVGYMTDEIQTLRDRAWKLELALRDLKNPKPKAKLAS
- a CDS encoding glycosyltransferase, whose product is MLRPTEPGQDHPNVRYARFGSSEKPSATIAILIPVFKHSVLLSEAVDSALSQEAPFNVAVVIVDDGCPYPETAQVGQAYALAHDNVYYLRKPNGGLSSARNYGIEFSLRTFSDLEAVYFLDADNRITSSAMRVLLEYMRANKGIDWIYPNIDKFGIEWNGNYTAQYSRLLHVTFDNICEAGSLVSRSMLDAGVRFDETMKSGFEDWEFWLQAISLGFKGANHPFFGFEYRQRAESMLRDSNRRRESILGYIRTKHKKLFSADTLLRWEHEETPRYVAFGTDSYLVDLFTDPVVPHEKRGFEEFVKMFWAAQTEPETFGVPPFWLWMSPAHRDALKGFGLLHNILWLGERLSQSHHFVAIRFESDKDKLGVEVETLEEGKELAKRPLGWICSLGILQQCVADKSDDWVRTLRKPQPSPKIAEIVVRGPFSAEDIQGTALSSTNSLLATLGALRDSGYKTGADKRWIWRSAYFPDRSKYYEFLRHSLGASPIMPRLATEGGPLRVGLLLPIATFGGVEKVAYATARVLKNAGCEVHLFVFGKPVYNRIPDNDGIFDSINFLADDYPLWGGPNMFSGHDILMGHDENARSEEILGFLSGLDVIVNNQLAPANAVFGELRRRGVKIVNYVHVLDASEMGRAAGHPYLTLAYEHIYDSVLTCSRDMAEWLHGMGVPSAKLLHIPNAAGYPMSPEDVKRLTAARRQDREGPLKALFLGRLDRQKGIERIFAAARTLKRNGVAIDWRIVGSDVMDSGAGGSWKDRFADVGIRVEAPVYDSRRLSKLFAWADVFVLPSRWEGAPLSIIEAQRLGCVPIATNVGAVSELIDHKVDGILLRSDDDGVATHDLTHVLEAIGKSPNALKKLSERAIARANDRNWDKNLQPFLRQLHTWFPERLQTIRRTKVAVASSGKTANAPAASGDTGSDLAWRQSGRQTTAR
- a CDS encoding DUF6212 domain-containing protein, which produces MTVVATQEAFPVEKPAIEERLLKDLTLIVVGVARQELPTALLGAVQTVWFQGISDGQALFSDEKGAVFQVIEAPLMALAVLAEPGASGEADALFKWLQRHGVVQLPSVVVWTRGQESEAVSSIVALVAEHVKSAARRLVLSNRELRTLRSMNDDLQNRFAAIESFLNRNGLQPLDLVFSNEPSENPSNANVLASSSREGISQILPVPSSGVSGVAIHVDQLAIRQDLKMRAQLVTLEDLRIVDTWQISSGDLTTGWNTFGLSKSTAGLNRTLEFRLQLEDAEEDTPLLSLGSLQPIEMFQVRDAANGMPVLKNSLAVQVWGGIPGVSMPPSANYIAAQSQQTSQSEGFRDMPITPGVLEHASLANSDEVTFDFEAIMPLPAERAIGCHPPAEGITIGELPAACPPQIIRMSAKAYIDNSRAADIDFAIAVAGSLEAAKALFREERQQTVGEAYSGWQTVSFGESAHLSAFASEQVGAWQNVYFATRMNEAGGNDFAWAKFANFRAVVSG
- a CDS encoding polysaccharide pyruvyl transferase family protein, which codes for MARVLVMIPSGEVYDHDSVRWYKYQDVQRSINHYHNIGDAFVFDSTLKLLRFTKLRTLTINQFVAEDVDRLRSEFDYVVLRGSNYIHSDMNWECAEQVLERLGLPVLAFGIGAQAPVKGKIELSESTKNVLRIISESTQSIGVRGAYTAQVLCDLGIRNTRIIGCPTAFRKNKPDLKISLPKVDDLRKVGLTIRREVSPAYAQDIKQYLTFHRDLVKSFASRFDTTLFAQGEVEEKKLVLGTAEQKEEAIDALRKNAWVGEWYLDEDVERLYRSRLFYSDVVADYDAAVSACDLVLGYRLHGNLMALANGVPSIYFTYDSRTREFAETFKIPSFDVFSGKVFRLSDFWDPSCFDPFNGAYRHIYAAMQQFLEENKIPNRMLGNEFLPNESKMVAAV
- a CDS encoding glycosyltransferase family 4 protein is translated as MNTAASEQERSSTQTLRVLVISHGHPELSLGGAEVASYNLHAGLKTVSGSQSFFVARVGDTYPRHGRSALMGVADAEDELLFHADEYDPFLISNRNTADLQSDLRRFARSLNPDVVHFHHFIGMGLEALHVVREALPNAVIVVTLHEFLSICHHHGQMVKTGTNALCRSASPIACHGCFPEISPGTFLRRKQFVQSMLNLADAFVTPSRFLAERYEQWGLPGGKISVIENGLNVSEKAAPRRLKSSDERRSRFAFFGQMTPYKGVDVLLDAVQRIPETVWGDDTSVTIFGGNLERQPEAFRHKIADLIERTGDRVRFAGAYQNKDMPSLMRQVDWVLMPSVWWENSPVIIQEAFFHGRPLICSGIGGMAEKVRDGVDGLHFLASSPEDLADRMTEALENRNLWNTLRSNIEAPLDHKDCAQRHLNFYRSIIGTRYAKASALPDDYQESA